The Pseudomonas extremaustralis genome contains a region encoding:
- a CDS encoding polysaccharide biosynthesis tyrosine autokinase, whose product MRSAPAFISQNTEETDLDFMMLLGTLLDHKWLIGGISMVFMALGATYALLSPPVYQATALVQVEPKKSDMLGFSDVGSLLGKESPTVTEIELIRSRITIGTAVDNLNLDLEVKPRYLPLVGDFIARRFKPAEPHAVASPWFGLDSFAWGGEALTFSQLKLPTELLGQELTLTAGSGNSFTLSDQDDHVLLIGQVGRFYDSNGIKLQVATLQANPGTQFRVVRSPRLTSILRYQKLLDVAERGKESGIIGLALESTQPAAAIQVLNEVMRIYVRQNIDRTSAEAAQSLAFLKGQLPQVRKDVEQAEAALNQFQIRNKTIDISLEAKAILDQIVALDASISELKMQQAEIERKFTPQHPVYRALLTQLAELTARQDDLAKKVESLPTTQQELLSLTRDLKVSTEIYTQLLNKYQELDVMRAGTVGNVRLIDAADVDLRNPVRPQKALIVVIATLLGAFVAIALVLFRKALNRGITNPNDLEKLGLPVYAAIPFSALQKDVDQRNHRSGKSDAMQLLSVSNPTDLAIEGLRSLRTSLHFAMLEAGNNRLMISGPSPQVGKTFISANLAAVVAHSGQRVLLVDVDMRKGYLHKVFGVSAENGLSDLLAKSCDLSAAIHHTAVDNLDVIGRGHIPPNPSELLMHANFTAFLEQVSALYDLVILDTPPFLAVTDATIVGRQSGTNLIVARFEMNSVREVELTMRRYEQNGIELKGAIFNGIEKRSSAKYGYGAYSYYNYEYKSDSV is encoded by the coding sequence ATGCGATCAGCACCCGCTTTTATTTCACAGAACACCGAAGAAACCGATTTGGATTTTATGATGCTGCTGGGGACGCTGCTGGATCATAAGTGGCTGATCGGTGGAATCAGTATGGTCTTTATGGCGCTGGGTGCGACCTATGCCTTGTTGTCGCCTCCCGTCTATCAAGCGACGGCGTTGGTTCAGGTTGAACCGAAGAAGAGCGACATGCTGGGGTTTTCGGATGTCGGCAGTCTCCTCGGGAAAGAGTCGCCCACGGTGACGGAAATCGAGCTGATCCGCTCGAGAATCACCATCGGTACTGCCGTCGATAATCTGAACCTGGATCTTGAGGTCAAGCCTCGGTACTTGCCGCTGGTGGGTGACTTTATCGCGCGCCGTTTCAAACCTGCCGAGCCCCATGCGGTGGCGAGTCCTTGGTTTGGGCTGGACAGTTTCGCCTGGGGCGGAGAGGCGCTGACGTTTTCGCAACTCAAGCTGCCTACCGAACTGCTGGGCCAGGAACTGACCTTGACGGCGGGCAGCGGCAACAGTTTTACCCTGTCCGATCAGGACGACCACGTTCTGCTTATCGGTCAGGTCGGGCGTTTCTACGACAGCAATGGCATCAAGTTGCAGGTCGCGACGCTGCAGGCCAATCCGGGTACCCAATTTCGCGTCGTGCGTTCGCCGCGCCTGACCAGCATTTTGCGCTATCAGAAACTGTTGGATGTGGCGGAGCGCGGCAAGGAGTCGGGCATCATCGGCCTGGCGCTGGAAAGCACCCAGCCGGCCGCCGCGATTCAGGTGCTCAATGAAGTCATGCGGATCTACGTGCGGCAGAATATCGATCGTACATCGGCGGAGGCCGCCCAAAGCCTGGCGTTCCTGAAGGGCCAATTGCCCCAGGTGCGCAAGGACGTCGAACAGGCGGAAGCGGCGCTGAATCAATTTCAGATACGCAATAAAACCATCGACATCAGCCTGGAAGCCAAGGCCATCCTCGATCAGATCGTTGCGCTGGATGCGAGCATCTCCGAACTCAAGATGCAGCAGGCGGAAATCGAGCGAAAGTTCACGCCCCAGCACCCGGTGTATCGCGCCTTGCTTACCCAGTTGGCTGAACTAACCGCGCGCCAGGACGATTTGGCCAAGAAAGTGGAGAGCCTGCCCACCACGCAGCAGGAACTGCTGAGCCTGACCCGCGACCTGAAAGTCAGTACCGAAATCTACACACAGTTGCTGAACAAGTATCAGGAGCTGGATGTGATGCGCGCCGGCACCGTTGGCAATGTGCGGCTGATCGACGCCGCCGATGTCGACCTGCGCAATCCTGTCAGGCCGCAGAAGGCGCTGATCGTGGTGATCGCCACACTGCTCGGTGCGTTTGTCGCCATCGCTCTGGTGCTGTTTCGCAAGGCGCTCAATCGGGGCATCACCAACCCCAATGACTTGGAAAAACTCGGGCTGCCGGTGTATGCGGCCATCCCCTTCAGCGCGCTGCAAAAAGACGTTGACCAGAGAAACCATCGCAGTGGCAAGAGCGACGCGATGCAGTTGTTGTCTGTCAGTAATCCAACGGACCTGGCTATCGAGGGGTTGCGCAGCCTGCGTACCAGCCTGCATTTCGCCATGCTTGAGGCCGGGAATAACCGTCTGATGATCTCCGGTCCCAGCCCGCAGGTGGGCAAGACATTCATCTCGGCGAACCTGGCGGCGGTGGTTGCCCATTCTGGCCAGCGCGTGTTGCTGGTGGACGTGGATATGCGCAAAGGCTACTTGCACAAGGTCTTTGGGGTGTCGGCTGAAAACGGGTTGTCCGATCTGCTGGCCAAGAGCTGCGACCTCTCGGCGGCCATCCACCACACCGCGGTGGACAACCTTGACGTCATCGGTCGCGGGCATATTCCGCCGAACCCATCCGAATTATTGATGCACGCCAACTTCACCGCGTTTCTTGAACAGGTCAGCGCGTTGTACGACTTGGTGATTCTGGATACCCCACCGTTTCTCGCGGTGACGGACGCGACCATTGTCGGCCGTCAATCCGGCACCAACCTGATCGTGGCCCGCTTCGAGATGAACTCGGTGCGCGAGGTGGAGCTGACGATGCGTCGCTATGAACAAAACGGCATCGAACTCAAAGGCGCGATTTTCAACGGCATCGAGAAACGCTCATCCGCCAAGTACGGGTACGGCGCCTACAGCTATTACAACTACGAATACAAGTCAGACAGCGTTTGA
- a CDS encoding phosphomannomutase: protein MNTAKLLVERIGLFPSSGNIHIEVNNSTRVVERMHVLYADNSLDSDESCSGLSMVFADWRFKLQVSDALSVCLCVESRGDSQFMQVKTAELLANISGTEERP, encoded by the coding sequence ATGAATACTGCTAAGTTATTGGTAGAGCGTATTGGCCTATTTCCTTCTTCGGGAAATATTCATATCGAGGTGAATAACTCGACACGCGTCGTCGAACGCATGCATGTGTTATATGCCGACAATTCCCTGGACAGCGACGAGTCCTGCTCGGGCCTGTCCATGGTCTTCGCCGATTGGCGCTTCAAGTTGCAGGTCAGCGATGCGCTGTCGGTATGCCTATGTGTGGAGAGTCGCGGTGATAGCCAGTTCATGCAGGTCAAGACCGCCGAACTGCTGGCCAATATCTCTGGCACCGAGGAGCGGCCATGA
- a CDS encoding rhodanese-related sulfurtransferase, with the protein MSTVSTRSFARIRQALLDREEVALVDVREEAPFAEAHPLFAANIPLSKLELEVYSRIPRRDTQVTVYDNGEGLAARAAERLVALGYTQVSLLEGGLDGWRKAGGELFIDVNVPSKAFGELVESERHTPSLAAEEVQALLDSQADVVVLDARRFDEYQTMSIPTGISVPGAELVLRARELAPDPATRIIVNCAGRTRSIIGTQSLINAGVANPVCALRNGTIGWTLAGQKLAHGQSRRFAPTSVAHRQAAAEDARRVADKARVGRATFADLQRWQQEATRTTYLFDVRTPEEFDAGHLPGARSTPGGQLVQETDHVASVRGARLVLADDDGVRANMSASWLAQLGWEVYVLDGLQPTHFSDKGAWVAPVPAPPQAELISPQTLAEWLAHGDTVVLDFTASANYVKRHIPGAWWVLRAQLAEALANVPAAQRYVLTCGSSQLARLAVAEVEAITGKPVFLLQDGTTGWINAQLPLEEGETHLASPRIDRYRRPYEGTDNPREAMQAYLDWEFGLVEQLARDGTHGFYVI; encoded by the coding sequence ATGAGCACCGTGTCGACCCGTAGCTTCGCCCGGATTCGTCAGGCCCTGCTGGACCGTGAAGAAGTCGCCCTGGTGGACGTGCGCGAGGAAGCGCCGTTCGCCGAGGCCCACCCGCTGTTCGCCGCGAACATCCCGCTGTCCAAGCTGGAGCTGGAGGTGTACTCGCGCATTCCACGGCGTGATACCCAGGTCACCGTCTACGACAACGGCGAAGGCCTCGCCGCCCGCGCAGCCGAGCGTCTGGTTGCGCTGGGCTACACCCAGGTCAGCCTGCTCGAAGGTGGGTTGGACGGTTGGCGCAAGGCCGGTGGCGAGCTGTTCATCGACGTCAACGTGCCGAGCAAGGCCTTCGGCGAGCTGGTGGAGAGCGAGCGCCACACGCCGTCCCTGGCCGCCGAAGAGGTGCAGGCGCTGCTCGACAGCCAGGCCGATGTGGTGGTGCTCGACGCGCGCCGCTTCGACGAATACCAGACCATGAGCATTCCCACCGGCATCAGTGTGCCCGGTGCCGAACTGGTGCTGCGCGCCCGTGAACTGGCGCCGGACCCGGCCACCCGCATCATCGTCAACTGCGCTGGCCGCACCCGCAGCATTATCGGCACCCAGTCGCTGATCAACGCCGGCGTGGCCAACCCGGTTTGCGCACTGCGCAACGGCACCATCGGCTGGACCCTGGCCGGGCAGAAGCTCGCCCATGGCCAGTCCCGTCGTTTCGCTCCAACCTCCGTAGCCCATCGCCAAGCGGCCGCCGAGGATGCACGCCGCGTGGCCGACAAGGCTCGCGTCGGCCGTGCCACCTTCGCCGATCTGCAACGCTGGCAGCAGGAGGCGACACGCACCACCTACCTGTTCGATGTGCGCACCCCGGAAGAATTCGACGCCGGCCACCTGCCCGGCGCCCGCTCCACGCCGGGTGGCCAGCTGGTGCAGGAAACCGACCATGTCGCCAGCGTGCGCGGTGCGCGTCTGGTGCTGGCCGATGACGATGGCGTGCGCGCGAACATGTCCGCCTCGTGGCTGGCGCAATTGGGCTGGGAGGTATACGTGCTGGACGGCCTGCAACCGACGCACTTCAGCGACAAAGGTGCCTGGGTCGCCCCGGTGCCCGCCCCACCCCAGGCCGAATTGATCAGCCCGCAGACCCTCGCCGAATGGCTGGCCCATGGCGACACCGTGGTGCTGGATTTCACCGCCAGCGCCAACTACGTCAAACGTCATATCCCCGGTGCCTGGTGGGTCCTGCGCGCGCAATTGGCCGAGGCCCTGGCCAACGTGCCGGCCGCCCAGCGTTATGTGCTGACCTGCGGCAGCAGCCAACTGGCGCGCCTGGCGGTGGCGGAAGTCGAGGCCATCACCGGCAAGCCCGTGTTCCTGCTGCAAGACGGCACCACCGGCTGGATCAACGCGCAACTGCCGCTGGAAGAAGGTGAAACCCACCTGGCCTCCCCGCGTATCGACCGCTACCGTCGCCCGTACGAAGGCACCGACAACCCCAGGGAAGCCATGCAGGCCTACCTGGATTGGGAGTTCGGCCTGGTCGAGCAACTGGCCCGCGACGGTACCCATGGTTTCTATGTGATCTGA
- a CDS encoding low molecular weight protein-tyrosine-phosphatase: MFNRILIVCVGNICRSPTAEKLLSAALASSDIEVSSAGLAALPGHPLEPIASQLLQEHGHTPLAHKARQLTSEAVSDADLVLVMEQRHIEGVLNLAPEARGKVFLLGKWQQNREIKDPYRQGKPAFVHAYALIEQAAEAWAQRLVG, encoded by the coding sequence TTGTTCAATAGGATTTTGATCGTATGCGTCGGCAATATATGTCGCAGTCCGACAGCGGAAAAACTGCTGAGTGCGGCATTGGCGTCCTCTGACATTGAAGTGAGTTCGGCGGGATTGGCGGCATTGCCCGGCCACCCCTTGGAACCTATCGCTTCACAGTTGCTGCAGGAGCATGGGCATACCCCGCTCGCCCATAAGGCGCGTCAGCTGACAAGTGAAGCGGTGAGTGATGCCGACTTGGTCCTCGTCATGGAACAACGCCATATCGAAGGCGTGCTCAATCTCGCCCCCGAGGCGAGGGGCAAGGTGTTCCTTTTGGGTAAGTGGCAGCAGAACCGGGAGATCAAAGATCCCTATCGCCAAGGAAAACCCGCCTTTGTGCACGCTTATGCATTGATCGAACAAGCCGCCGAGGCATGGGCGCAGCGATTGGTGGGTTAA
- a CDS encoding cysteine dioxygenase family protein, translating to MTQARHPERLRAFIGALAELIDGNPREGDLLHRGGKLLAQLVSHDDWLPDAFAQPDPERYQQFLLHVDSRERFSIVSFVWGPGQSTPIHDHRVWGLIGMLRGSEFSQGFARAPDGRLIAEGKPIQLVPGQVEAVSPKVGDIHQVSNAHSDQVSISIHVYGANIGAVRRAVYQPDGSEKLFISGYSNDFLPNIWDLSKEKSPAL from the coding sequence ATGACCCAGGCCCGACACCCCGAGAGACTCAGAGCCTTCATAGGCGCCCTGGCCGAATTGATCGACGGCAATCCACGCGAAGGCGACCTGTTGCACCGTGGCGGCAAGCTGTTGGCGCAACTGGTCAGCCATGACGATTGGCTCCCCGATGCATTCGCCCAACCCGATCCCGAGCGCTACCAGCAGTTTCTGCTGCATGTCGATTCGCGCGAGCGGTTCAGCATCGTCAGTTTTGTGTGGGGGCCGGGGCAAAGCACGCCGATTCATGACCACCGGGTGTGGGGGCTGATCGGCATGTTGCGCGGTTCGGAGTTTTCCCAAGGCTTCGCGCGCGCCCCCGATGGCCGCCTGATCGCCGAAGGCAAGCCGATCCAATTGGTGCCGGGCCAGGTCGAGGCGGTATCGCCCAAGGTCGGCGATATCCACCAGGTCAGCAATGCCCACAGCGACCAGGTGTCGATCAGCATTCATGTGTACGGCGCCAACATCGGTGCGGTGCGCCGCGCGGTGTACCAGCCCGATGGCAGCGAGAAGCTGTTTATCTCCGGTTATTCCAACGATTTCCTCCCGAATATCTGGGATTTGTCCAAAGAAAAGAGCCCTGCCCTATGA
- a CDS encoding lipopolysaccharide biosynthesis protein translates to MSVLKRIINGIGANSFGQVVNLLIQLVSVPVLIASWGFAAYSEWVVLSAIPTYLALSDLGVTTAASSKVVIWHERGRVRVARAIYSTSFAFLLMAGLSVLVLTLGALAFFDLFSALNLKAIRNSDGVLILSALTGYSLLCLFTNMISIRYRASKALPLSALIMNVIRMLEWTAALLCASFTHSLVATSLTLLTVRLVGILSKNLIANRLGIGLHFDSSAIGRRAFTTLIKPSIASLAFPIGLALNVQGLIILLSVLLSPAHAAIFGLYRTISRVLVQFSTVVNQSLWPEISYAFSVGDNQLVRKMIRYALKFSLPIACVMGVLVVVFGGTIFDVWSGRKDDYSSTIMLVLTIGALTHVAWQVYWVALMATASYTSFAVVFMLVSMASLLAVFFLAKTLGLLGVCYVLVATEVVLFCFAKHGFHRLELRMARVN, encoded by the coding sequence ATGAGCGTGCTCAAAAGAATCATCAATGGCATTGGTGCCAACTCGTTTGGCCAGGTGGTCAACCTGTTGATCCAGCTGGTCAGCGTGCCGGTGTTGATCGCCAGCTGGGGCTTTGCCGCCTACAGCGAGTGGGTCGTGCTGTCGGCGATCCCGACCTATCTGGCGCTGTCCGACCTGGGCGTGACCACCGCGGCTTCCAGCAAGGTCGTGATCTGGCATGAACGAGGACGCGTCAGGGTGGCCCGCGCGATCTACAGCACCAGCTTTGCGTTTCTATTGATGGCCGGGCTCAGCGTGCTGGTGCTGACCCTGGGCGCCCTGGCGTTTTTCGATCTGTTCAGTGCACTCAATCTCAAGGCCATCAGGAACAGTGATGGGGTGTTGATCCTTTCGGCGCTGACGGGGTATTCGCTGCTGTGTCTGTTTACCAACATGATCTCGATACGCTACAGGGCCAGCAAGGCGCTGCCGTTGTCGGCACTCATCATGAATGTCATCAGGATGCTGGAGTGGACGGCTGCGTTGTTGTGCGCGTCGTTCACCCACAGCCTGGTCGCTACCAGCCTGACGCTGCTCACCGTGCGCCTGGTCGGCATTCTCAGCAAAAACCTGATTGCCAATCGGTTGGGGATCGGCCTGCATTTCGACTCGTCGGCAATCGGCAGGCGGGCGTTTACCACCTTGATCAAACCCTCGATTGCCTCCCTGGCCTTTCCCATCGGTCTGGCGCTGAACGTACAGGGGTTGATCATTCTGTTGTCGGTGCTGCTGTCTCCGGCCCATGCGGCGATCTTCGGTCTTTACCGCACGATCTCGAGGGTGCTGGTGCAGTTTTCGACGGTGGTGAATCAGTCGCTTTGGCCGGAGATTTCCTATGCGTTCTCTGTCGGTGACAACCAATTGGTCAGAAAGATGATTCGATACGCCTTGAAGTTTTCGCTGCCTATCGCCTGTGTGATGGGGGTCTTGGTGGTGGTGTTCGGCGGGACGATATTCGATGTGTGGTCAGGCAGGAAAGACGATTACTCGTCCACCATCATGCTGGTGCTGACCATCGGTGCACTGACCCATGTGGCCTGGCAGGTGTACTGGGTGGCTTTGATGGCGACGGCTTCCTACACCTCCTTCGCGGTGGTGTTCATGCTGGTGTCGATGGCCAGCCTGCTGGCGGTGTTCTTCCTGGCCAAAACCCTTGGCCTGCTTGGCGTCTGCTATGTGCTGGTGGCAACGGAGGTGGTTCTGTTCTGCTTCGCCAAGCACGGTTTCCATCGTCTTGAACTGAGGATGGCCCGTGTTAATTAA
- a CDS encoding LysR family transcriptional regulator encodes MKIDDIDAFVEVIRCQSISHAAESLQLTQPAITRRVQNFEQALGVELFDRNTKPLKPTLIGTRVYEQCRLILREMDALRELVATDAPPTGVLRLGVPQTIGDVVLLDALKHLRSEYPDLRAQVATGWGSQLVGKIERGELDAAAALFPAGKIFPDNVIGQSIGKMELVVVCAKTQLPKKPCKLADIYQHGWILNPDGCGFRAGLQRTLSDQGLALRVNLETFGTELQLGLVADGLGLGLVPRPLLERSAHREQLAAMPLKDFKPVMDLWLIYPHFLGNLQGPVDAFGQWVAASLDKIRNAA; translated from the coding sequence ATGAAAATTGACGATATCGATGCCTTTGTCGAAGTGATTCGTTGCCAGTCCATCAGCCATGCCGCCGAGTCGTTGCAACTGACCCAGCCGGCCATTACCCGCCGCGTGCAGAACTTCGAGCAGGCGCTGGGGGTGGAGCTGTTCGACCGCAATACCAAACCCCTCAAGCCTACGCTGATCGGCACCCGCGTCTATGAGCAATGCCGGCTGATCCTGCGCGAAATGGATGCCCTGCGCGAACTGGTGGCCACCGACGCACCGCCCACCGGCGTGTTGCGCCTGGGCGTGCCGCAGACCATCGGCGACGTGGTGCTGCTCGATGCGCTCAAGCACCTGCGCAGCGAATACCCCGACCTGCGCGCCCAGGTCGCCACTGGCTGGGGCAGCCAACTGGTGGGCAAGATCGAACGCGGCGAGCTGGACGCGGCGGCGGCGCTGTTTCCGGCGGGCAAGATCTTCCCGGACAACGTTATCGGCCAGTCCATCGGCAAGATGGAACTGGTGGTGGTCTGCGCCAAGACCCAGTTGCCGAAGAAGCCGTGCAAGCTGGCCGATATTTACCAGCACGGCTGGATTCTGAACCCGGACGGCTGCGGTTTTCGCGCGGGGTTGCAGCGCACGTTGTCGGATCAGGGCCTGGCCCTGCGGGTCAACCTGGAAACCTTCGGCACCGAGTTGCAGCTGGGCCTGGTGGCGGACGGCCTGGGCCTGGGCCTGGTCCCGCGCCCCTTGCTCGAACGCAGTGCCCATCGCGAGCAACTGGCGGCGATGCCGCTCAAGGACTTCAAGCCGGTGATGGATTTATGGCTGATCTACCCGCACTTCCTCGGCAACCTGCAAGGGCCGGTGGATGCGTTCGGCCAATGGGTGGCGGCGTCCCTGGACAAAATCCGCAACGCTGCCTGA
- a CDS encoding UDP-glucose dehydrogenase family protein, translating to MKVTVFGIGYVGLVQGAVLAEVGHDVLCVDIDAHRVERLNQGHIPIYEPGLEALVKENHGAGRLNFTTDAVAGVKHGEVQFIAVGTPPDEDGSADLKYVLTVAETIGQHMQVPLTIIDKSTVPVGTADKVSACVAAMLAARERSDLTFDVVSNPEFLKEGCAVADCIRPDRIVIGTASQHAEDVMRELYAPFNRNHEKIIVMDVRSAELTKYAANCLLATKISFMNEMANLAERLGADIEMVRQGIGSDPRIGYHFLYAGVGYGGSCFPKDVQALIQTADSIDFDATLLKAVERRNAEQKNTLFNKLSNHFKGELAGKTFALWGLSFKPNTDDMREAPSRVLMEALWRSGARVQAFDPQAMEETQRIYGDREDLRLCGTKEACLKGAEALLIVTEWQVFKAPDFNVIKQQLKQPLIFDGRNLYDPVSVLKKGIEYISVGRPLGTV from the coding sequence ATGAAAGTCACAGTTTTTGGTATCGGTTATGTTGGCCTCGTCCAGGGTGCGGTACTCGCCGAAGTCGGCCACGATGTGCTGTGTGTCGATATCGATGCCCATCGGGTCGAGCGCTTGAACCAGGGGCATATTCCGATCTACGAGCCTGGCCTGGAAGCACTGGTCAAGGAAAACCACGGGGCCGGCCGCTTGAATTTCACCACCGATGCCGTGGCCGGCGTCAAACACGGTGAAGTGCAATTTATCGCAGTGGGCACGCCGCCCGATGAAGATGGCTCCGCTGACCTGAAGTATGTGCTGACGGTGGCCGAGACCATTGGCCAGCACATGCAGGTGCCGCTGACCATCATCGATAAATCCACCGTGCCCGTGGGCACGGCCGACAAGGTCAGTGCATGCGTGGCCGCCATGCTGGCTGCGCGTGAGCGTAGCGACTTGACCTTCGACGTGGTGTCCAACCCGGAGTTTCTCAAGGAAGGCTGTGCGGTGGCTGACTGCATACGCCCGGACCGGATTGTCATCGGCACTGCCAGCCAGCATGCCGAAGACGTCATGCGCGAACTCTACGCACCGTTCAATCGCAACCACGAAAAGATCATCGTGATGGATGTGCGCAGCGCCGAGTTGACGAAGTACGCCGCCAACTGCCTGCTCGCCACCAAGATCAGCTTCATGAACGAAATGGCCAACCTGGCCGAGAGACTGGGGGCCGATATCGAGATGGTGCGCCAGGGCATCGGCTCCGATCCGCGCATCGGCTATCACTTTCTCTACGCCGGCGTAGGTTATGGCGGTTCGTGCTTTCCAAAGGACGTCCAGGCGTTGATTCAGACCGCCGACAGCATCGACTTCGATGCCACGCTGCTCAAGGCGGTGGAGCGGCGCAATGCGGAACAGAAAAATACCCTGTTCAACAAACTGTCCAACCACTTCAAAGGTGAGCTGGCGGGCAAGACCTTTGCGCTGTGGGGGCTGAGTTTCAAGCCTAATACCGATGACATGCGCGAGGCACCCAGCCGGGTACTGATGGAAGCGCTCTGGCGTTCGGGCGCCAGGGTCCAGGCGTTCGACCCGCAAGCGATGGAGGAGACCCAGCGCATCTACGGCGACCGCGAGGACTTGCGTCTGTGCGGTACCAAGGAGGCCTGCCTCAAGGGCGCCGAGGCCTTGCTGATTGTCACCGAGTGGCAGGTGTTCAAGGCGCCGGATTTCAATGTGATCAAACAGCAACTCAAGCAGCCGCTGATTTTTGACGGACGCAACCTGTACGACCCCGTCAGCGTGCTGAAGAAAGGCATTGAATACATTTCCGTTGGGCGACCTCTCGGCACGGTATAG
- a CDS encoding methyl-accepting chemotaxis protein: protein MFAHLKVRTGMLGVLLLFVVALLFSTLNGWRSAVLSHNQIDELGRTSRQIDGINNALLLAIRTSANVSSAFIEIVGGRTEDAEARLVRSEAIWNEAIAKVNASTTDLRDPQLMALADGLKQAFDEYGAAVVGQRAAARAHSAEAYFHVNIAAGNGMTKLQEIRVKLIGALDARTQAINTQAAARLQAAQTLAIALILLTLALAVACWFFISGTVLRPLRVAGEHFKRIAGGDLTHEVVAPGRNEIGELFVELQRMQASQRETLIQIGDSATQLASAAEELNAVTEESNRGLQQQDMQLEQAATAVNQMTSAVEEVARNAVSTSQAATASNTLSEKSRQQVRENIDGTQSMTAEIQDSAERIQHLADEVRNIGKVLDVIRAVSEQTNLLALNAAIEAARAGEAGRGFAVVADEVRTLAYRTQESTREIEQMIASVQSTAEQAVDSMRSSTARARGTLAITQASGVVLEDIFAAIGQINERNLVIASAAEEQAQVAREVDSNLVAIRDLSAQSAAGALQTNAASHDLSRLAAELSGLVGRFRT from the coding sequence ATGTTCGCCCATCTGAAAGTTCGCACCGGCATGCTTGGGGTGCTGCTGTTGTTTGTCGTCGCACTGCTGTTTTCGACCCTGAACGGTTGGCGGTCGGCGGTGCTCAGTCACAACCAGATCGACGAGTTGGGCCGCACATCGCGACAAATCGACGGCATCAACAACGCATTGCTGCTGGCGATCCGGACCAGCGCCAACGTGTCCTCGGCGTTTATCGAGATCGTCGGCGGGCGTACCGAAGACGCTGAAGCCCGTCTGGTGCGCAGCGAAGCGATCTGGAATGAAGCCATCGCCAAGGTCAATGCGTCGACCACTGACTTGCGTGACCCACAGCTGATGGCCCTCGCCGACGGTCTCAAGCAGGCATTCGACGAGTACGGCGCGGCCGTCGTCGGCCAGCGCGCCGCCGCGCGTGCGCACTCCGCCGAAGCCTATTTCCACGTGAATATCGCCGCAGGCAACGGCATGACCAAGCTTCAGGAGATTCGCGTCAAGCTGATCGGCGCACTGGATGCTCGGACCCAGGCGATCAACACCCAGGCGGCTGCGCGGCTACAGGCTGCGCAGACGCTGGCCATCGCCTTGATCCTGCTGACCCTGGCGCTCGCCGTCGCTTGTTGGTTTTTCATCTCGGGCACCGTCCTGCGTCCATTGCGCGTGGCCGGCGAGCACTTCAAGCGCATTGCCGGCGGCGACTTGACCCATGAGGTTGTCGCGCCCGGCCGCAATGAAATCGGCGAGCTGTTCGTTGAGCTCCAACGCATGCAAGCGAGCCAGCGCGAAACACTGATCCAGATCGGCGATTCGGCCACGCAGTTGGCCTCGGCCGCCGAAGAACTCAATGCCGTCACCGAAGAAAGCAACCGTGGCCTGCAGCAACAGGACATGCAACTGGAACAGGCCGCGACCGCCGTCAACCAGATGACCAGTGCGGTCGAAGAAGTGGCGCGCAACGCGGTGTCTACCTCACAGGCGGCCACCGCCTCCAATACGCTGTCGGAAAAAAGCCGCCAGCAGGTGCGCGAGAACATCGACGGTACGCAATCGATGACCGCCGAGATCCAGGACAGCGCCGAACGGATCCAGCACCTCGCCGATGAAGTGCGCAACATCGGCAAGGTGCTGGACGTGATCCGAGCCGTCTCGGAACAAACCAACCTGCTGGCCCTCAACGCAGCGATCGAAGCTGCCCGCGCCGGTGAAGCCGGGCGCGGGTTCGCGGTGGTGGCCGACGAGGTGCGCACCCTCGCCTACCGCACTCAGGAATCGACCCGCGAGATCGAACAGATGATTGCGAGCGTGCAAAGCACGGCCGAACAGGCGGTGGATTCGATGCGCAGCAGCACGGCGCGGGCGCGCGGCACCCTGGCGATCACCCAGGCGTCGGGCGTCGTGCTGGAGGATATCTTCGCGGCCATCGGCCAGATCAATGAGCGCAACCTGGTGATTGCCAGTGCCGCCGAAGAGCAGGCCCAGGTCGCCCGTGAGGTGGATAGCAACCTGGTGGCGATCCGCGACCTGTCGGCACAATCCGCGGCGGGCGCCTTGCAGACCAACGCCGCGAGCCATGACCTGTCGCGGCTGGCGGCCGAACTGAGCGGGCTGGTGGGGCGCTTTCGCACCTGA